In Amycolatopsis sp. EV170708-02-1, the following are encoded in one genomic region:
- a CDS encoding AMP-binding protein, translating into MNVNEPFLGSGTISNTVSRFAITVMLPARKTESSHQDAPDDCAATQSHDVAISAVIQVHLTKLADQLNEKPAIVMWPDGDMLSYRELEVRSNRCAHLFRALGLGLGDSVALFMANQLELFPLLWAAQRTGLRYTLVSCRLTAVEAAYIVRNCDARVLVYSAGLKHVAARITGPALRHRMAVGATGMSDVFLDARLEYSLAGCPDAPVEDEVEGQYVTYSFVTSGFPKGSPPEVSEVPFGAGLPLDHLLAAKFGLDVTTRYLNPGPLHHVAPLSWALATIRNGGTVIVMDRFDAQGVLGAIERHRVTHAQFVPTMFVRMLKLPRECRCRYDVSSLLHVVHGAVACPVSVKERMIDWFGPKLIEYCGTEARPFARVAGTEAAL; encoded by the coding sequence GTGAACGTGAACGAGCCCTTTTTGGGCAGTGGTACTATCTCCAATACAGTATCACGGTTCGCGATCACCGTAATGCTCCCGGCGCGGAAGACTGAGTCGAGCCATCAGGATGCCCCCGACGACTGCGCAGCGACTCAGTCTCACGACGTTGCTATAAGTGCGGTGATTCAGGTGCACCTGACGAAATTGGCTGACCAGCTCAACGAAAAGCCTGCCATTGTGATGTGGCCCGATGGGGACATGCTCTCGTATCGAGAGCTGGAAGTGCGGTCGAACCGCTGCGCACATCTCTTTCGTGCCCTTGGTCTCGGGCTTGGCGACTCCGTTGCTCTTTTCATGGCAAACCAGCTTGAACTGTTCCCGTTGCTGTGGGCCGCACAACGCACCGGACTTCGCTATACCTTGGTGAGTTGTCGCCTTACGGCTGTTGAAGCAGCGTACATAGTGAGGAATTGCGACGCTCGTGTCCTCGTCTACTCCGCAGGGCTGAAACATGTCGCGGCAAGAATCACCGGTCCCGCCTTGCGGCACCGGATGGCGGTGGGCGCGACCGGGATGTCGGATGTCTTCCTGGATGCCCGCCTGGAGTACTCACTCGCAGGCTGCCCCGATGCTCCGGTTGAGGACGAGGTCGAAGGGCAATACGTGACCTACTCCTTTGTCACCTCCGGCTTCCCCAAAGGAAGCCCGCCGGAGGTGTCCGAGGTTCCTTTCGGCGCCGGCTTGCCACTCGACCACCTGTTGGCTGCGAAGTTCGGTTTGGATGTGACGACTCGTTACCTCAATCCAGGTCCTCTTCATCACGTGGCACCGTTGTCGTGGGCACTCGCCACCATTCGCAATGGTGGCACCGTCATCGTCATGGATCGATTCGACGCCCAGGGTGTACTCGGCGCGATAGAACGTCATCGAGTGACACATGCGCAGTTTGTGCCTACGATGTTCGTCCGTATGCTCAAGCTGCCGCGAGAGTGTCGCTGCCGGTACGACGTCTCCAGCCTCCTGCACGTCGTCCACGGAGCCGTGGCCTGTCCTGTCTCGGTCAAAGAGAGAATGATCGACTGGTTCGGTCCCAAACTGATCGAATACTGCGGCACCGAGGCAAGGCCATTTGCCAGGGTGGCCGGAACGGAAGCGGCTCTGTGA
- a CDS encoding SDR family oxidoreductase, with the protein MGKTALVTGASRGIGRAIALRLAADGMLVGVHYGRDEGAAKSAIREIEQAGGRAFLVHALFGSPGDVERLWDEFDAALAETGAEPGLDVLVNNAATVAFADISEVTPDQFDTVFAVNVKAPFFIVQQGLDRLRDNGRIINISTGGTRTALPGVIAYSMTKGAVNTFTHTLAQALGTRGITVNAVAPGYTDTDVNAGWLSIPEMAKAAAGQSVFDRIGQPADIADIVAFVASDDARWITGQCIDATGGVLLGA; encoded by the coding sequence ATGGGAAAGACGGCGTTGGTGACAGGTGCGAGCCGCGGTATCGGTCGCGCTATCGCGCTTCGGCTGGCTGCGGACGGAATGCTGGTCGGCGTACACTATGGGCGGGACGAGGGTGCGGCGAAGTCGGCGATACGGGAAATCGAACAAGCGGGCGGCCGGGCGTTTCTCGTGCATGCGCTCTTCGGTTCACCCGGTGATGTGGAGCGGTTGTGGGATGAGTTCGATGCCGCGCTCGCGGAAACAGGAGCGGAACCGGGGCTGGATGTCCTTGTCAATAACGCCGCCACTGTCGCGTTCGCTGATATATCGGAAGTGACGCCGGATCAGTTCGACACCGTTTTCGCGGTCAATGTCAAGGCGCCGTTCTTCATTGTCCAGCAGGGGCTCGATCGGCTGCGGGACAACGGTCGGATCATCAACATATCGACCGGGGGGACACGCACCGCACTACCCGGTGTGATCGCGTATTCGATGACCAAGGGTGCGGTGAACACGTTCACTCACACGCTCGCGCAAGCGTTGGGGACTCGGGGGATCACCGTGAACGCGGTGGCGCCGGGGTACACCGACACCGACGTCAACGCCGGTTGGCTGAGCATTCCGGAGATGGCCAAGGCTGCGGCCGGGCAGTCTGTTTTCGACCGTATCGGGCAACCGGCCGACATCGCCGACATCGTGGCGTTCGTCGCCTCCGACGATGCCAGGTGGATCACCGGGCAGTGCATCGATGCGACGGGTGGTGTGCTCCTGGGCGCGTGA
- a CDS encoding fatty acyl-AMP ligase: protein MRKSVPMESPLPASSVPSPTQRSSSCLDSFRALYEQDPRRTLFTFVDDSGRNADSMTVAQLRRAGEGVAENLAAWGLSAGDRVLLVYPPSLEFVQALLGCLMAGVIAAPAYPPDPLRPGTGVTRLGGIIDATGAKAVLTGKSYNRIRRIGSMARRWKPAEHVPWYVTDESASSSPVTWHEPASADEVALLQYTSGSTSSPRGVMITHGNLTAEIGHNRRDLGLNQDTVTVSWVPQYHDMGLISVILSTLAGHGHTYLLSPLTFLGAPELWGTVMSRVRATHTCAPNFAYELLVRRTTPEMRRKWDLSSLKVALWSAEPVRPASVDRFLAAFRDSGFPPEAIYGAFGLAENTVTVTMGGRDRLAVDRYSLAENRAIPVDPDIGRPVTTYFSSGRVTKPGSSVRIVDPETRLPCSAETIGEIWVDSDTKAAGYYGLPEESEHYFHARIDGEDREYLRTGDTGFFHSDNLYVTGRLKDLIIINGRNVHPADLEDSVRTAHPLIRPGGIAAFGVPADELDVVAGEKVVLFVEIRGKKLVVDQATELARVVRRRLFEDHQIPCSTVVIGHQGLVRKTTSGKIRRNACREDFLAGPVKNAHVV, encoded by the coding sequence ATGAGGAAGTCGGTGCCAATGGAAAGTCCACTGCCGGCGAGCTCCGTACCGTCGCCCACCCAGCGTTCGTCATCCTGCCTGGACTCGTTTCGGGCCCTGTACGAGCAGGATCCGCGCCGTACGCTGTTCACCTTCGTCGATGACTCCGGCCGGAACGCGGACTCGATGACAGTCGCGCAGTTGCGGCGTGCGGGCGAGGGCGTCGCCGAGAATCTCGCGGCCTGGGGACTGTCAGCAGGTGATCGGGTACTACTGGTCTACCCGCCGTCGCTGGAGTTCGTGCAAGCACTGCTGGGTTGCCTGATGGCGGGCGTCATCGCCGCGCCGGCGTATCCCCCTGATCCGTTGCGCCCGGGCACCGGAGTCACCCGGCTCGGCGGAATCATCGACGCCACCGGCGCGAAAGCGGTGTTGACCGGTAAAAGCTACAACCGGATCCGCCGGATCGGCTCGATGGCACGGCGGTGGAAGCCCGCAGAGCACGTGCCCTGGTACGTAACCGATGAGTCGGCCTCAAGCTCCCCGGTCACCTGGCACGAGCCCGCGAGCGCGGACGAGGTGGCGCTCCTTCAGTACACGTCGGGCTCGACAAGTTCGCCGCGTGGCGTGATGATCACCCATGGAAACCTCACCGCGGAAATCGGGCACAATCGCCGCGACCTCGGGTTGAACCAGGACACTGTCACTGTCTCGTGGGTCCCTCAGTACCACGACATGGGCCTGATCAGCGTCATCCTGAGCACGTTGGCCGGCCACGGTCATACCTACCTGCTCTCCCCCTTGACCTTTCTCGGCGCGCCCGAGCTATGGGGCACGGTGATGTCACGAGTGCGAGCGACGCACACCTGCGCACCGAACTTCGCCTACGAACTACTGGTTCGCCGCACGACACCGGAGATGCGGCGAAAATGGGATCTCAGCTCGCTCAAAGTAGCGTTGTGGTCCGCCGAGCCTGTCCGACCGGCCAGCGTGGACCGGTTCCTGGCCGCTTTCCGAGACTCCGGCTTTCCTCCCGAAGCGATCTATGGCGCCTTTGGGCTGGCCGAGAACACCGTTACCGTGACGATGGGCGGACGGGACCGCCTGGCGGTGGACCGGTACTCCCTGGCCGAAAACCGCGCCATTCCGGTCGACCCCGATATCGGCAGGCCGGTCACCACGTATTTCAGCAGCGGACGGGTCACCAAGCCAGGCTCGAGCGTGCGGATCGTCGATCCGGAGACACGGCTGCCCTGTTCGGCGGAAACGATAGGTGAGATCTGGGTCGATTCGGATACAAAAGCCGCAGGCTACTACGGGCTGCCAGAGGAATCCGAGCACTACTTCCACGCCCGGATCGACGGCGAAGACCGAGAATATCTTCGCACAGGTGATACCGGCTTCTTCCACTCCGACAACCTCTATGTCACCGGCAGGCTGAAAGACCTCATCATCATCAATGGCCGGAACGTGCACCCTGCAGACCTCGAAGACAGCGTACGCACCGCGCATCCGCTCATCCGTCCCGGCGGTATCGCCGCCTTTGGTGTTCCTGCGGACGAACTGGACGTGGTGGCCGGTGAAAAAGTAGTGCTGTTCGTGGAGATCCGGGGGAAGAAACTGGTGGTCGACCAGGCCACCGAACTGGCCAGAGTGGTTCGACGCCGCCTGTTCGAGGATCATCAGATCCCCTGTTCCACAGTCGTAATCGGACACCAAGGACTAGTGCGGAAGACGACGAGCGGCAAGATCCGACGTAACGCATGCCGAGAAGACTTTCTCGCCGGTCCGGTCAAGAATGCACACGTGGTGTGA
- a CDS encoding cytochrome P450 — MYHDASLGGWWLTGFAEVSSLMGDPRLIHPPMSTTGHLRPDHGHESSVENLGRVLNAMMLVSNPPKHTRLRRVFSHVFGQDSVTTFRPQLAAIADEVLEGLNARRQVDLVGDFAFPMATAAIMGFLGLAADDRDTIATVMPGMLAIIYEPSHSPNQENAAQKYNANLLWLTEYVTDLVDTRRHSPSADKLSQLIAEADTDSRISDEDLIVNIALVFLTAIPKIAYYLGNAMFTLLNHPQNLRDLIDGRCPAAGAAEELLRFESPVQIAVPQLIAEDISLNGHTLNRGDLVHLVLGAANRDPARFPDPDVLDLHRPPNHHLGFGVGLHNCLGAALAREQGQEIIPRFVRRFPGIHLDHASPEPQFRAVSHVRSLTTLPAVLEHT, encoded by the coding sequence GTGTACCACGACGCGTCGCTGGGAGGGTGGTGGCTCACCGGTTTCGCCGAGGTCTCGAGCCTGATGGGCGATCCGAGGCTGATCCACCCGCCGATGAGCACGACCGGGCATCTTCGGCCCGATCACGGCCATGAGTCCAGTGTCGAGAACCTGGGCAGGGTTCTCAACGCCATGATGCTTGTCTCGAATCCACCTAAGCACACCAGGCTGCGCAGAGTCTTCAGTCACGTCTTCGGGCAGGACAGCGTCACGACCTTCCGCCCTCAGCTCGCCGCGATCGCGGACGAGGTCCTGGAGGGTCTGAACGCCAGGCGTCAGGTGGACCTGGTCGGCGACTTCGCGTTTCCGATGGCGACGGCGGCCATCATGGGATTCCTCGGCCTCGCCGCGGACGACCGTGACACGATCGCCACTGTCATGCCCGGCATGCTCGCGATCATCTACGAGCCGAGCCACAGCCCAAACCAGGAAAACGCGGCCCAGAAGTACAACGCCAACCTGCTGTGGCTCACCGAGTACGTGACAGACCTGGTCGACACCCGACGCCACAGCCCGTCGGCCGACAAACTGTCACAATTGATCGCCGAAGCCGACACCGACAGCCGCATCAGCGACGAAGATCTCATCGTCAACATCGCGCTGGTCTTCCTCACCGCGATCCCAAAAATCGCCTACTACCTGGGCAACGCGATGTTCACGCTGCTCAACCATCCGCAAAACCTGCGAGACCTGATAGATGGCCGATGTCCGGCAGCAGGTGCGGCCGAAGAGCTCCTTCGCTTCGAGTCCCCCGTGCAGATCGCCGTTCCACAACTGATCGCCGAGGACATCTCGTTGAACGGACACACCCTCAATCGCGGGGACCTGGTCCATTTGGTACTGGGTGCCGCCAACCGGGACCCAGCGCGCTTCCCCGATCCCGACGTGCTCGATCTGCACCGGCCGCCGAACCATCACCTGGGATTCGGAGTCGGGTTGCACAACTGCCTCGGCGCCGCTCTCGCGCGCGAGCAAGGCCAGGAGATCATTCCCCGCTTCGTTCGGCGATTTCCCGGGATTCACCTCGATCACGCCTCGCCGGAACCCCAATTCCGCGCCGTCTCGCACGTCCGCAGTCTCACGACCCTGCCTGCTGTCCTGGAGCACACATGA
- a CDS encoding thioesterase domain-containing protein: protein MEVEAQRVCVLGANTAGLVTASELEAAGHTVIVLEGGSSVGDRGTFWPWRFGLQSSRVAQLAARLSLSTQDAGPLSVVKFDDGSAGAFQSRTRVMRQRYYPVREFEFPRVAEPGLAHSASALATPVPEWLSDNELEELADTVGTEFIAAGYGCLDERSSALHFVKFLEVNGLLSSLAPVSVGAGFTIAGGTDALCDRITAELECVRCNVEVERIARLGERITIQTTTNTIEVDKLVVALPLDEFVPLLDAPTAEERRLASSVRYTEYVEVVCAITGWPYPDLAVIRYETPSPGRCVLVSTDGGQHDSFSCYLYSGPAVDDEQVIATLRDDVRRLGARLDGVQALRRGRHMPHFPVEGINSGAYQRLDALQGKQNTYHTGSLPGFAALECQIAHAQDLVQRSFRVANQAAGDVADDLCEWLVEQVAALLGTQEKDIDPSAPVADFGLHSLAVMELSVALRRRLGTYVPHTVLLQHETIEDLAQALSGHEYTELRSPSLVPLSEPGEAGTECQPPFFWVGAGVGYVDYLRGLVDRVAWQGPSYGLLPPGLDGLGVPLDRIEEIAEHHVAEIRSVQPNGPYFLAGHSAGGVVVYEMARQLTDQGEQVNVIMLDPFLELPDSYLGQLTMTDAEMAQLIADGRHHGRDKASAAGAIDPSLSGIAARRWLAGQLVESGWTPADEVIQALFRLLSAHVHACRAYWPARLDVPALLLKAEQLHPRILPGQLAGWESPSVANLDVRVVPGDHYSIVYEPGRTEIAHAMHEYLGARVAPTVSAHS from the coding sequence GTGGAAGTCGAAGCGCAGCGGGTGTGCGTACTGGGCGCGAACACGGCAGGCCTGGTCACGGCGAGCGAACTCGAAGCCGCCGGGCATACGGTGATCGTGCTGGAGGGCGGATCGTCCGTCGGCGACAGGGGAACGTTCTGGCCGTGGCGTTTCGGCCTACAGTCAAGCCGGGTGGCTCAGCTTGCCGCTCGCCTTTCACTGTCCACTCAGGACGCCGGACCACTATCCGTCGTCAAATTCGACGACGGTTCGGCCGGGGCGTTTCAAAGCCGGACGCGAGTGATGCGCCAGCGGTACTACCCGGTGCGCGAGTTCGAGTTTCCGCGAGTCGCGGAACCGGGTCTCGCCCACTCCGCCTCCGCCTTGGCGACGCCCGTGCCTGAGTGGCTGTCCGACAACGAGTTGGAGGAACTCGCCGACACTGTCGGAACGGAATTCATCGCGGCCGGCTACGGCTGCTTGGACGAAAGGTCTTCGGCGCTTCATTTCGTGAAGTTTCTCGAGGTGAACGGACTGCTGTCGAGCCTGGCCCCGGTCTCAGTTGGTGCCGGCTTCACCATCGCCGGTGGAACGGACGCCTTGTGCGACAGGATCACGGCCGAACTCGAGTGCGTGCGCTGTAATGTCGAGGTCGAGCGGATCGCGCGCCTCGGAGAGCGAATCACCATCCAGACGACGACGAACACGATCGAGGTCGACAAACTCGTCGTCGCACTGCCTCTGGATGAGTTCGTCCCGCTGCTCGATGCGCCCACGGCCGAGGAAAGACGGCTTGCGAGCAGCGTTCGCTACACCGAGTACGTCGAGGTCGTATGCGCGATCACCGGATGGCCATACCCCGATCTGGCCGTGATCCGCTACGAGACCCCGTCACCGGGCAGATGCGTTCTGGTGTCCACGGACGGCGGACAGCACGACAGCTTCTCCTGTTACCTCTATTCAGGACCGGCAGTAGACGATGAGCAGGTGATCGCCACACTGCGGGACGACGTCAGGCGGTTAGGGGCTCGTCTCGACGGGGTGCAGGCGCTGCGCCGCGGACGCCACATGCCACATTTCCCGGTCGAGGGCATCAACAGCGGCGCTTACCAACGTCTCGATGCCCTGCAGGGCAAGCAGAACACGTACCACACAGGCAGCTTGCCCGGCTTCGCCGCGCTCGAATGCCAAATCGCCCACGCGCAGGACCTCGTCCAGCGATCGTTCCGCGTCGCGAACCAGGCGGCCGGCGATGTGGCGGACGACCTGTGCGAGTGGCTGGTCGAACAGGTGGCTGCGCTGCTGGGGACGCAGGAGAAGGACATCGACCCGTCGGCGCCCGTGGCGGACTTCGGTCTGCACTCACTGGCCGTCATGGAACTGTCGGTCGCGCTCAGGCGCCGGCTCGGCACCTATGTCCCGCACACCGTCCTTCTCCAACACGAGACCATCGAAGATCTCGCACAGGCTTTGTCGGGGCATGAATACACCGAGCTTCGTTCGCCTTCTTTGGTCCCCCTCTCCGAGCCGGGCGAAGCCGGCACCGAGTGCCAGCCTCCGTTCTTCTGGGTCGGCGCCGGCGTGGGGTACGTCGATTACCTGCGCGGGCTCGTCGACCGTGTCGCCTGGCAGGGACCGTCGTACGGGTTGTTGCCGCCAGGGCTGGACGGGCTCGGCGTCCCCCTGGACCGTATCGAAGAGATCGCGGAACATCACGTGGCCGAGATCCGTTCCGTGCAGCCGAATGGCCCCTACTTCCTGGCCGGTCACTCAGCCGGTGGAGTGGTCGTCTATGAGATGGCCAGACAGCTGACCGACCAAGGCGAACAGGTGAACGTGATCATGCTCGACCCTTTCCTCGAGCTACCGGACTCCTACCTCGGGCAACTCACGATGACCGACGCCGAGATGGCTCAGCTCATCGCCGACGGGCGGCATCACGGCCGCGACAAGGCATCGGCGGCAGGGGCGATCGACCCGTCGCTGTCGGGTATCGCGGCACGCCGCTGGTTGGCCGGGCAGCTCGTAGAGAGCGGCTGGACGCCCGCCGACGAGGTCATCCAGGCATTGTTCCGCCTGTTGTCGGCCCACGTCCACGCGTGTCGCGCCTACTGGCCAGCTCGGCTCGACGTCCCCGCATTACTGCTGAAGGCGGAGCAGCTGCACCCACGGATCCTTCCCGGGCAACTCGCCGGCTGGGAATCTCCCTCGGTCGCGAACCTGGACGTCCGAGTCGTGCCCGGTGACCACTATTCGATCGTCTACGAGCCCGGACGAACCGAGATCGCGCACGCCATGCACGAGTACCTCGGTGCGCGAGTGGCACCGACCGTATCGGCCCACTCTTGA
- a CDS encoding carboxylesterase/lipase family protein, with protein sequence MVRTDSGPVRGTVTSSHRTFQGVPFAAPPTGELRWRSPQPPRRWSEPRDATKPGNLCAQAFSGDPRPTDEDCLYLNVTTPASAGHGRLKPVMLWLHGGGNSYGTAADYGAARLAIRGDVVVVTTNFRLGVFGFLAHPALSDSGNFGLEDQQAALRWVRRNAVAFGGDPGNVTLFGESGGAFDVCAQLTAPAARGLFQRAIAQSGSCATTWPAHGIVYGGSASAPWLPLTQAKASGLAFAGRFGCAEPATAAECLRRIPAADLAKDPETAGLTAVAFGTRVLPENPAEMLRQGRFHRVPVIWGSNRDESRLSAAFAPQPFTEEQYRSMLDDGFGEQASQVATRYLSSTYGSPALAWSTMATDRVWSCTQLTDDRLLARHTSVYTYEFADSQAPRGFFPFPADLPSGAYHSSELAYVFDRAGFTEQLTPDQRRLADRMIDYWTRFAETGNPNGPDVPLWPRFAGSRTLSLAPGDGGIRLVDLAAEHHCGFWASFR encoded by the coding sequence GTGGTGCGGACCGATTCCGGCCCGGTACGCGGCACAGTGACCTCCAGCCACCGGACTTTCCAAGGAGTTCCGTTCGCCGCACCGCCGACAGGCGAACTCCGGTGGCGGTCTCCGCAACCCCCGCGACGATGGTCGGAACCCCGGGACGCCACGAAACCCGGGAACCTGTGCGCACAGGCGTTCAGTGGGGACCCACGGCCTACCGATGAGGACTGTCTCTACCTCAACGTCACTACACCGGCTTCGGCCGGCCACGGACGGCTGAAGCCGGTGATGCTCTGGCTGCACGGCGGCGGCAACAGCTACGGAACCGCGGCGGACTACGGTGCCGCGCGGCTCGCCATCAGGGGAGATGTCGTCGTGGTCACCACCAACTTCCGTCTTGGCGTCTTCGGGTTCCTCGCACATCCGGCGTTGAGTGATTCCGGGAACTTCGGGCTGGAGGACCAGCAAGCGGCATTGCGCTGGGTGCGACGCAACGCGGTGGCTTTCGGCGGCGACCCTGGCAACGTGACGTTGTTCGGCGAATCCGGCGGCGCGTTCGACGTGTGCGCCCAGCTGACCGCGCCCGCCGCCCGGGGGCTGTTCCAGCGCGCGATCGCGCAGAGCGGCTCATGCGCGACCACGTGGCCGGCGCACGGAATCGTCTACGGGGGCTCTGCCAGTGCACCGTGGCTGCCGCTGACACAAGCCAAGGCCAGCGGACTGGCATTCGCCGGCAGGTTCGGTTGCGCCGAACCGGCGACAGCCGCGGAATGCCTGCGCCGCATCCCCGCCGCGGATCTCGCGAAGGACCCGGAAACCGCCGGGCTGACCGCTGTCGCCTTCGGCACCAGGGTCCTGCCCGAAAATCCGGCAGAGATGTTACGGCAAGGCCGATTCCACCGCGTACCGGTGATCTGGGGCAGCAACCGCGACGAAAGCAGGCTGAGCGCGGCGTTCGCTCCTCAGCCCTTCACCGAGGAGCAATACCGGAGCATGCTCGACGACGGCTTCGGCGAGCAAGCCTCCCAGGTGGCGACGCGATACCTGTCCAGCACATACGGTTCCCCGGCGTTGGCGTGGTCGACCATGGCGACCGACCGGGTATGGTCGTGCACGCAACTGACTGACGACCGCTTGCTCGCCAGGCATACGTCTGTCTACACCTACGAGTTCGCCGACTCCCAGGCTCCTCGCGGCTTCTTCCCCTTCCCAGCGGACCTTCCCTCGGGCGCCTACCACTCCTCGGAACTGGCCTATGTGTTCGATCGGGCTGGCTTCACCGAGCAGCTCACCCCGGACCAGCGCCGCCTTGCCGATCGAATGATCGACTACTGGACCCGCTTCGCCGAGACCGGCAACCCGAACGGCCCCGACGTCCCCCTGTGGCCGAGATTCGCAGGTTCGCGAACACTGTCTCTGGCCCCTGGCGACGGTGGGATCCGCCTGGTCGACCTCGCCGCCGAACATCACTGCGGTTTCTGGGCGTCGTTCCGGTAA
- a CDS encoding PfaD family polyunsaturated fatty acid/polyketide biosynthesis protein has protein sequence MIGTVNGPSAAALPNSSFFSSIGTWEPGDQPPAFGSAALTLALGRVREPVHVLADRVNSRIGVGFGGVVSGVDASGYGLLGTLPPLYPEWLGDRSFGEAHGVRFPYVAGEMANGIATSRLVIAMARAEMLAFFGAAGLALSRVEQAVNELSAALGDRPNWGVNLIHSPAEPALETKVADLLIRSGVPHVSASAFMRLTPAVVRCAVAGLRVDEAGRVVRARHLFAKVSRAEVAGQFMSPAPAELLRALVERGELTEEEERLACRVPVAEDVTVEADSGGHTDNRPLVSLLPVILAQRDQLSLRYGYARPIRVGAGGGLGTPAGVAAAFGLGAAYVVTGSVNQATTEAGISDDAKAMLARAGVADTVMAPAADMFEMGVKLQVLQQGTMFASRAARLYELYRTYESLEDIPAALRDKLERQVLRLPLADVWAQTAAFWADRDPGELARAQREPKHRMALVFRWYLGKSSRWAIDGDVDRRTDYQIWCGPAMGAFNGWVAGSFLAEPAARSVVQIARNLLEGATVLSRAQQLRTYGVALPPESFRFTPRRLS, from the coding sequence GTGATCGGAACGGTCAACGGCCCGAGTGCCGCTGCGCTGCCGAACTCGTCCTTCTTTTCGTCGATCGGTACCTGGGAGCCCGGCGATCAGCCGCCGGCGTTCGGCTCGGCCGCGCTGACCCTCGCGCTCGGGCGAGTACGTGAACCGGTACACGTCCTCGCGGACAGGGTGAACAGCCGGATCGGGGTCGGCTTCGGTGGGGTGGTCTCCGGGGTCGACGCCTCTGGTTACGGCCTGCTCGGCACGTTGCCGCCGCTGTACCCGGAGTGGCTCGGTGATCGCTCGTTCGGCGAGGCGCATGGTGTGCGGTTCCCGTATGTGGCGGGGGAGATGGCGAACGGGATCGCGACGTCACGGCTGGTCATCGCGATGGCGCGGGCGGAAATGCTGGCCTTCTTCGGTGCCGCGGGATTGGCGCTGTCCCGGGTTGAGCAGGCTGTGAACGAGCTGTCGGCAGCACTCGGCGATCGCCCCAACTGGGGAGTCAATCTCATTCATTCGCCTGCCGAGCCCGCGCTGGAGACGAAGGTCGCCGACCTGCTGATCCGAAGCGGGGTGCCGCATGTGTCGGCGTCGGCCTTCATGCGGCTCACGCCCGCTGTGGTCAGGTGCGCGGTGGCGGGATTGCGTGTGGACGAGGCAGGTCGAGTCGTACGAGCCAGGCACCTATTCGCGAAGGTGTCCAGAGCCGAGGTGGCGGGGCAGTTCATGTCACCCGCGCCGGCGGAACTGCTTCGTGCGCTGGTCGAACGAGGTGAGCTGACCGAAGAGGAGGAGCGGCTGGCCTGCCGTGTCCCGGTCGCCGAAGATGTGACGGTCGAGGCCGACAGCGGCGGGCATACCGACAACCGCCCCTTGGTGTCCTTGCTTCCGGTGATCTTGGCGCAGCGAGATCAGCTCAGTCTGCGCTACGGCTACGCCCGGCCTATCCGTGTCGGCGCCGGTGGGGGGCTCGGGACACCCGCCGGGGTGGCTGCGGCATTCGGGCTGGGCGCGGCCTATGTGGTCACTGGCTCGGTGAACCAGGCAACGACGGAAGCCGGAATCTCCGACGACGCGAAGGCGATGCTGGCTCGCGCGGGTGTGGCGGACACGGTCATGGCGCCGGCCGCGGACATGTTCGAAATGGGGGTGAAACTGCAGGTCCTCCAACAGGGCACCATGTTCGCGAGCCGCGCCGCGCGACTGTACGAGCTGTATCGGACCTACGAGAGCCTGGAGGACATTCCGGCCGCCTTGCGAGACAAGCTTGAGCGCCAGGTTCTGCGACTGCCCCTCGCTGATGTCTGGGCGCAGACCGCCGCGTTCTGGGCCGACCGCGATCCGGGCGAACTGGCTCGCGCCCAACGGGAACCGAAGCATCGAATGGCCCTGGTGTTCCGGTGGTACCTGGGGAAGTCCAGTCGCTGGGCTATCGACGGCGATGTCGACAGACGTACTGACTACCAGATCTGGTGCGGGCCCGCGATGGGTGCGTTCAACGGCTGGGTGGCGGGGTCGTTCCTCGCCGAACCCGCTGCGCGGTCGGTCGTCCAGATCGCCCGCAACCTACTCGAAGGCGCGACAGTGCTCAGCCGTGCGCAACAGCTGCGGACCTACGGAGTGGCACTTCCGCCCGAGTCCTTCCGGTTCACCCCTCGACGGCTGAGTTGA